A DNA window from Pseudomonas resinovorans NBRC 106553 contains the following coding sequences:
- a CDS encoding AraC family transcriptional regulator: protein MSEPTTLASWTRALRKQLDALGLDSAALCRQAHLDPALMDDPNARYPLSATTRLWQLAVAASGDPALGLKISTYVSPTTFHALGYALVASASLREVFERIVRYHQVVSDVLELELSRQGERYQFRLRVPSTGVEPAPEAVDAFVAIYVRTCRNRIGRDYAPLAVYLRRPPPADPAPWHAVFRAPLVFGAEENLLEFAAEDFERPLDDANPELAEHNETVLKRTLEQLQQPTWSRKVRAYLEAQLPNGEPSAERIAHSLHISLRSLQRHLAEEGCSYEQLLGDTRQVLALAHMRDPRCSISEIAYLLGFADTSSFSRAFKRWTGQSPSQYREGLPRQG from the coding sequence ATGAGCGAACCCACCACCCTCGCCAGCTGGACCCGCGCCCTGCGCAAGCAGCTGGATGCGCTCGGCCTGGACAGCGCCGCGCTGTGCCGCCAGGCGCACCTGGACCCGGCGCTGATGGACGACCCGAATGCGCGCTACCCGCTGTCGGCCACTACCCGCTTGTGGCAGCTGGCGGTGGCGGCCAGCGGCGATCCGGCCCTGGGCCTGAAGATTTCCACCTACGTCAGCCCCACCACCTTCCATGCCCTGGGCTATGCCCTGGTGGCCAGCGCCAGCCTGCGGGAAGTCTTCGAGCGCATCGTGCGTTACCACCAGGTGGTCAGCGACGTCCTGGAGCTGGAGCTCAGCCGCCAGGGCGAGCGCTATCAGTTCCGCCTGCGGGTGCCCAGCACCGGCGTCGAACCTGCCCCGGAGGCCGTGGATGCCTTCGTCGCCATCTATGTGCGCACCTGCCGCAATCGCATCGGCCGTGACTACGCGCCGTTGGCCGTGTACCTGCGGCGCCCGCCGCCGGCAGACCCTGCGCCCTGGCACGCGGTGTTCCGCGCGCCCCTGGTATTCGGCGCCGAGGAGAACCTCCTGGAGTTCGCGGCGGAGGATTTCGAACGGCCGCTGGACGATGCCAATCCGGAGCTGGCCGAACACAACGAGACAGTGCTCAAGCGCACGCTGGAGCAATTGCAGCAGCCCACCTGGTCGCGCAAGGTGCGCGCCTACCTGGAGGCCCAGCTGCCCAACGGCGAGCCTTCCGCCGAGCGCATCGCCCACTCCCTGCACATCAGCCTGCGCAGCCTGCAGCGGCATCTGGCGGAGGAGGGTTGCAGCTACGAGCAGCTTCTCGGCGATACCCGCCAGGTGCTGGCGCTGGCCCATATGCGCGACCCGCGCTGCTCCATCAGCGAGATCGCCTACCTGCTCGGCTTCGCCGACACCAGCAGCTTCAGCCGTGCCTTCAAGCGCTGGACCGGGCAGAGCCCGAGCCAGTACCGGGAAGGGTTGCCGCGCCAAGGATAA
- a CDS encoding Crp/Fnr family transcriptional regulator, translating to MTVLKHHRDLLLTGQWFSQLPPALREELLAMAQLRRLEPGQRLFRRGDPPCGLYAVLEGAIRVGSISESGKEMLLVLVEAPHWFGEISLFDGQPRTHDAFAEGAVTLLNLPQAPLLALLARQPAHWRDVALLMSQKLRLAFIALEEISLLPAPQRLARRLLMIAEGYGGLAERRRVIQLAQEQLAMMLAVSRQTTNQILKDLEAQGALRLNYGEIEILDLALLQRAAQGKT from the coding sequence ATGACCGTATTGAAGCACCACCGCGATCTCCTGCTCACCGGCCAATGGTTCAGCCAGCTGCCGCCAGCCCTGCGCGAGGAACTCCTGGCCATGGCCCAGCTGCGCCGGCTGGAGCCCGGCCAGCGCCTGTTCCGTCGGGGCGACCCGCCCTGCGGCCTGTATGCGGTGCTGGAAGGCGCGATCCGCGTCGGCAGCATCAGCGAAAGCGGCAAGGAGATGCTGCTGGTGCTGGTGGAGGCGCCCCACTGGTTCGGCGAGATATCGCTGTTCGACGGCCAACCACGCACCCACGACGCCTTCGCCGAAGGCGCGGTAACCCTGCTCAACCTGCCCCAGGCACCCCTGCTGGCCCTGCTCGCGCGGCAGCCCGCGCACTGGCGCGACGTCGCCCTGCTGATGAGCCAGAAGCTGCGCCTGGCCTTCATCGCCCTGGAAGAGATCAGCCTGCTGCCGGCGCCCCAGCGCCTGGCGCGGCGTCTGCTGATGATCGCCGAGGGCTACGGCGGCCTGGCCGAGCGCAGGCGCGTAATCCAGCTGGCCCAGGAACAACTGGCGATGATGCTGGCGGTCTCGCGGCAGACCACCAACCAGATCCTCAAGGACCTCGAAGCCCAGGGCGCCCTGCGCCTGAACTACGGCGAAATCGAGATCCTCGACCTCGCGCTGCTGCAGCGCGCCGCACAAGGCAAAACCTAG
- a CDS encoding DUF962 domain-containing protein → MKTLIDHLGQYAEYHRDRRNIATHFVGIPLIVLAVAVLLSRPGLEAFGLWLSPATLAALASVYFYFRLDLRYGLVMAALLGLSLWLGAVLAVQGTALWLGAGLGMFVVGWVIQFVGHYYEGRKPAFVDDLMGLIVGPLFVVAELGFLLGLRAEVERAVEERAGPTCIREKKATA, encoded by the coding sequence ATGAAAACCCTCATCGACCACCTTGGCCAGTACGCCGAGTACCACCGCGACCGCCGCAACATCGCCACCCATTTCGTCGGTATCCCGCTGATCGTGCTGGCGGTGGCCGTACTGCTGTCGCGCCCGGGACTCGAGGCATTCGGCCTCTGGCTGTCGCCGGCGACGCTGGCGGCCCTGGCGTCGGTGTACTTCTACTTCCGCCTCGACCTGCGCTACGGCCTGGTGATGGCCGCGTTGCTCGGCCTCAGCCTCTGGCTGGGCGCCGTCCTGGCCGTGCAGGGCACCGCCCTCTGGCTCGGCGCGGGCCTGGGGATGTTCGTGGTGGGCTGGGTGATCCAGTTCGTCGGCCACTACTACGAGGGCCGCAAGCCGGCCTTCGTCGACGACCTCATGGGGCTCATCGTCGGGCCGTTGTTCGTGGTGGCCGAGCTGGGCTTCCTGCTGGGGCTGCGCGCGGAAGTCGAGCGTGCCGTGGAAGAACGCGCCGGCCCCACCTGCATCCGCGAGAAGAAGGCCACCGCCTGA
- a CDS encoding helix-turn-helix domain-containing protein, translating to MNTAHPVGALLRQWRQRRRLSQLDLACDADISTRHLSFVETGRAHPSREMLLHLAEQLDIPLRERNRLLTAAGYAPLFPLRDLADPALDAARVAIEQLLKAHEPNPALAVDRQWNLLAANAAVAPFLLGVAPELLAPPLNVLRLSLHPRGLAPRILNLGQWRAHLLARLRRDVDLSADEGLAALLEELRGYPAPEDHGELPGDAVLVPLQLRTDFGTLSLISTITVFGTPVDVTLAELALETFFPADADSAEVLRKLLG from the coding sequence ATGAATACAGCCCACCCCGTAGGCGCCCTGTTGCGCCAATGGCGCCAGCGGCGCCGCCTGAGCCAGCTCGACCTCGCCTGCGACGCGGACATCTCCACGCGCCACCTGAGCTTCGTCGAGACCGGCCGCGCCCACCCGAGCCGCGAGATGCTGCTGCACCTGGCCGAGCAGCTGGATATCCCCCTGCGCGAACGCAACCGGTTGCTGACGGCGGCCGGCTACGCGCCGCTGTTTCCCCTGCGCGACCTGGCCGACCCGGCGCTGGACGCCGCGCGGGTCGCCATCGAACAGTTGCTCAAGGCCCACGAGCCCAACCCCGCCCTGGCGGTGGACCGGCAGTGGAACCTGCTGGCGGCCAACGCCGCGGTGGCGCCCTTCCTCCTCGGTGTCGCCCCGGAGCTGCTCGCCCCACCGCTCAACGTGTTGCGCCTTAGCCTGCACCCGCGCGGCCTGGCGCCGCGCATCCTCAACCTCGGCCAATGGCGCGCCCACCTGCTGGCACGGCTGCGCCGCGATGTCGATCTTTCGGCGGACGAGGGATTGGCCGCACTGCTGGAAGAGCTGCGGGGCTATCCGGCGCCGGAGGATCACGGCGAGCTACCCGGAGACGCGGTGCTGGTGCCGCTGCAGCTGCGCACCGATTTCGGCACGCTCAGCCTGATCAGCACGATCACGGTGTTCGGCACGCCGGTGGATGTGACCCTCGCCGAGCTCGCCCTGGAAACCTTCTTCCCCGCCGACGCCGACAGCGCGGAGGTACTCCGCAAATTGCTCGGGTGA
- a CDS encoding sulfate/molybdate ABC transporter ATP-binding protein has translation MSIEIRNVSKNFNAFKALNGINLDIHSGELVALLGPSGCGKTTLLRIIAGLETPDAGSIVFHGEDVSQHDVRDRNVGFVFQHYALFRHMTVFDNVAFGLRMKPKRERPSEKQIAEKVHELLNMVQLDWLSDRYPEQLSGGQRQRIALARALAVEPKILLLDEPFGALDAKVRKELRRWLARLHEEINLTSVFVTHDQEEAMEVADRIVVMNKGVIEQIGAPGEVYEQPASDFVYHFLGDSNRLHLGEDQHLLFRPHEVSLSRQEVAEHRAAEVRDIRPLGAITRVTLKVDGQDELIEAEVVKDHDSLVGLVRGETLYFKPKAWQAAAGF, from the coding sequence GTGAGCATTGAAATCCGCAACGTCAGCAAGAACTTCAACGCCTTCAAGGCCCTCAACGGGATCAACCTGGATATCCACAGCGGCGAACTGGTGGCCCTGCTGGGGCCGTCCGGTTGCGGCAAGACCACCCTGCTGCGGATCATCGCCGGCCTGGAAACCCCGGATGCGGGCAGCATCGTGTTCCACGGCGAGGACGTCTCCCAGCACGATGTGCGTGATCGCAACGTCGGCTTCGTGTTCCAGCACTACGCCCTGTTCCGCCACATGACCGTGTTCGACAACGTCGCCTTCGGCCTGCGCATGAAGCCCAAGCGCGAACGCCCCAGCGAGAAGCAGATCGCCGAGAAGGTCCACGAGCTGCTGAACATGGTGCAGCTGGACTGGCTCTCCGACCGTTACCCGGAACAGCTCTCCGGCGGCCAGCGCCAGCGTATCGCCCTGGCCCGCGCCCTGGCGGTGGAACCGAAGATCCTGCTGCTGGACGAACCCTTCGGCGCCCTCGACGCCAAGGTGCGCAAGGAGCTGCGCCGCTGGCTGGCGCGCCTGCATGAAGAGATCAACCTGACCTCGGTATTCGTGACCCACGACCAGGAAGAGGCCATGGAAGTGGCCGACCGCATCGTGGTGATGAACAAGGGCGTGATCGAGCAGATCGGCGCGCCGGGCGAGGTCTACGAGCAACCGGCGAGCGACTTCGTCTACCACTTCCTCGGCGACTCCAACCGCCTGCACCTGGGCGAGGACCAGCACCTGCTGTTCCGTCCCCATGAAGTCTCGCTGTCGCGCCAGGAAGTGGCCGAGCACCGCGCTGCCGAAGTCCGCGACATCCGCCCGCTGGGCGCCATCACCCGGGTGACCCTCAAGGTGGACGGCCAGGACGAGCTGATCGAGGCCGAAGTGGTGAAGGACCACGACAGCCTGGTGGGCCTGGTCCGCGGCGAAACCCTGTACTTCAAGCCCAAGGCCTGGCAAGCGGCGGCGGGGTTCTGA
- the cysW gene encoding sulfate ABC transporter permease subunit CysW: MSSASLTAASSANAARRGSAWGRRILIVAAWLTFALFLLLPLLVVLSEALKQGLGTFFSAIFEPDALSALKLTMIAVAISVPLNLVFGVAAAWCVSKYEFRGKSLLVTLIDLPFSVSPVIAGLIYVLLFGAQGYFGEWLSDRDIQIIFAVPGIVLATIFVTLPFVARELIPLMQEQGTQEEEAARLLGANGWQMFWHVTLPNIKWGLIYGVVLCTARAMGEFGAVSVVSGHIRGVTNTLPLHVEILYNEYNHVAAFSVASLLLLLALCILLLKQWSESRLSRLKSNADEE; this comes from the coding sequence ATGAGTTCCGCAAGCCTGACCGCCGCCTCCTCCGCCAACGCCGCCCGCCGGGGCAGCGCCTGGGGTCGCCGCATCCTGATCGTCGCCGCCTGGCTGACCTTCGCCCTGTTCCTCCTGCTGCCGCTGCTGGTGGTGCTGAGCGAGGCCCTGAAGCAGGGCCTGGGCACCTTCTTCAGCGCCATCTTCGAGCCGGACGCCCTCTCCGCACTGAAGCTGACCATGATCGCCGTGGCCATCTCGGTGCCGCTCAACCTGGTGTTCGGCGTGGCCGCCGCCTGGTGCGTGAGCAAGTACGAGTTCCGCGGCAAGAGCCTGCTGGTCACCCTGATCGACCTGCCGTTCTCGGTGTCCCCGGTAATCGCCGGCCTGATCTACGTGCTGCTGTTCGGCGCCCAGGGCTACTTCGGCGAGTGGCTGAGCGACCGCGACATCCAGATCATCTTCGCCGTGCCCGGCATCGTCCTGGCCACCATCTTCGTCACCCTGCCCTTCGTCGCCCGCGAGCTGATCCCGCTGATGCAGGAGCAGGGCACCCAGGAGGAAGAAGCCGCGCGCCTGCTCGGCGCCAACGGCTGGCAGATGTTCTGGCACGTGACCCTGCCGAACATCAAATGGGGCCTGATCTACGGCGTGGTGCTGTGCACCGCGCGGGCCATGGGCGAGTTCGGCGCGGTGTCGGTGGTGTCCGGCCACATTCGCGGCGTCACCAACACCCTGCCGCTGCATGTCGAGATCCTCTACAACGAGTACAACCACGTCGCCGCCTTCAGCGTCGCCAGCCTGTTGCTGCTGCTGGCCCTGTGCATCCTTCTGCTCAAGCAGTGGAGCGAGTCGCGTCTGTCCCGTCTCAAGTCGAATGCTGATGAGGAGTAA
- the cysT gene encoding sulfate ABC transporter permease subunit CysT, with amino-acid sequence MSRRISPVIPGFGLTLGYTLVYLSLLVLIPLGALFLKTTELTWVQFWTIISAPRVIAALKLSFGTALAAAVLNGIIGTLLAWVLVRYDFFGRKVIDAMVDLPFALPTAVAGIALTALYAPAGLVGQFATDLGFKIAYTPLGITLALTFVTLPFVVRTVQPVLADIPREVEEAAACLGAKPLQIFRHVLLPALLPAWLTGFALAFARGVGEYGSVIFIAGNMPMKTEILPLLIMVKLDQYDYTGATAIGVLMLVVAFVLLLLINLLQRRIETP; translated from the coding sequence ATGTCACGACGCATCTCCCCGGTCATACCCGGCTTCGGGCTGACCCTGGGATACACCCTGGTGTATCTCAGCCTGCTGGTCCTGATTCCCCTGGGTGCCCTGTTCCTCAAGACCACCGAGCTGACCTGGGTCCAGTTCTGGACCATCATCAGCGCCCCCCGCGTGATCGCCGCCCTCAAGCTCAGCTTCGGCACCGCCCTGGCCGCCGCCGTGCTCAACGGCATCATCGGCACCCTGCTGGCCTGGGTCCTGGTGCGCTACGACTTCTTCGGCCGCAAGGTGATCGACGCCATGGTCGACCTGCCCTTCGCGCTGCCCACGGCGGTCGCCGGCATCGCCCTCACCGCGCTCTACGCCCCCGCCGGCCTGGTGGGCCAGTTCGCCACCGACCTCGGCTTCAAGATCGCCTACACCCCGCTGGGCATCACCCTGGCGCTGACCTTCGTGACCCTGCCCTTCGTGGTGCGCACGGTGCAGCCGGTGCTGGCGGATATCCCCCGCGAGGTGGAGGAGGCCGCCGCCTGCCTGGGCGCCAAGCCCCTGCAGATATTCCGCCACGTGCTGCTGCCGGCCCTGTTGCCGGCCTGGCTGACCGGCTTCGCCCTGGCCTTCGCCCGGGGCGTGGGCGAGTACGGCTCGGTGATCTTCATCGCCGGCAACATGCCGATGAAGACCGAGATCCTGCCGCTGCTGATCATGGTCAAGCTGGACCAGTACGACTACACCGGCGCCACCGCCATCGGCGTGCTGATGCTGGTGGTGGCCTTCGTCCTGCTGCTGCTGATCAACCTGCTGCAGCGCCGCATCGAAACCCCATAA
- the oscA gene encoding sulfur starvation response protein OscA, whose translation MSATLRSLEGQDEASILREIQSALHGLRFGSVEITVHNGQIVQIERKEKFRLQQPNNRGS comes from the coding sequence ATGAGCGCAACTCTCCGTAGCCTCGAAGGCCAGGACGAAGCCAGCATCCTGCGCGAAATCCAGAGCGCCCTGCATGGCCTTCGTTTCGGCTCGGTGGAGATCACCGTGCACAACGGCCAGATCGTGCAGATCGAGCGCAAGGAAAAATTCCGCCTGCAGCAGCCGAACAACCGCGGCAGCTGA
- the dibA gene encoding phosphodiesterase DibA produces MRSKFSALRLVLPYFIFASLWVLFSDHALVAMVGDPKLLAELQTVKGLLFVLVTSLLLFLLLCLHLRRLRAYLEARRANESSLRQAAAVFDSTQEGVLVTDTASRIVHVNRAFARITGYEQAEVLGKNPRIFSSGRHPEAFYQAMWNALGNRREWSGEVWNRRKNGELYPLWQNIRAIHDDEGQLTHYVAVFSDISAIKRSQHELDFLAHHDPLTNLPNRLLFTERVAQVLERARREKQHGALLLLDLDHFKHINESLGHSRGDQLLKLVGLRLQERLEGGMTLARLGGDEFGLLWDNCPHADQAADLAQRILRTLNEPFDLDGRELFISTSLGISLFPDGEDNVEQVMRNADSALFKAKSSGRDSYAFYSQEMTEQAHQRVELVSALRRALEQQQLRVHYQPITRLADGRMIGCEALVRWEHPERGLVPPGEFLPIAEESGLIGNLDVWVLEQACRQMRHWLTQGHDLAFMAVNLSCRLFRRSELVREVAQVLASTGLKPEYLELEITESAVMEDPDTAEALLTQLRELGVRLAIDDFGTGYSSLQRLKRLPVHKLKIDRSFVRGLPADPSDIAIARAVTALGHSLGLSVLAEGIEIDAQVEFVRQLGCDYGQGYLFGKPLPAEDIERLWPVT; encoded by the coding sequence ATGCGATCCAAGTTCAGCGCCCTCAGACTGGTGCTGCCCTATTTCATCTTCGCCAGTCTCTGGGTGTTGTTCAGCGACCACGCCCTGGTGGCGATGGTGGGCGACCCCAAGCTGCTCGCCGAGTTGCAGACCGTGAAGGGCCTGCTCTTCGTGCTGGTGACCAGCCTGCTGCTGTTCCTCCTGCTGTGCCTGCACCTGCGCCGCCTGCGGGCCTACCTGGAGGCCCGCCGCGCCAACGAGAGCAGCCTGCGCCAGGCCGCCGCGGTGTTCGACAGTACCCAGGAGGGCGTACTGGTCACCGACACCGCCAGCCGCATCGTCCACGTCAACCGCGCCTTCGCCCGCATCACCGGCTACGAGCAAGCCGAGGTACTCGGCAAGAACCCGCGCATCTTCAGTTCCGGCCGCCACCCCGAGGCCTTCTACCAGGCCATGTGGAACGCCCTGGGCAACCGCCGGGAATGGAGCGGCGAGGTGTGGAACCGGCGCAAGAACGGCGAGCTCTACCCGCTCTGGCAGAACATCCGCGCCATCCACGACGACGAAGGCCAGCTGACCCACTACGTGGCGGTGTTCTCCGACATCAGCGCGATCAAGCGTTCCCAGCACGAGCTGGACTTCCTCGCCCACCATGACCCGCTGACCAACCTGCCCAATCGCCTGCTGTTCACCGAGCGCGTCGCCCAGGTGCTGGAACGCGCCCGCCGCGAAAAGCAGCACGGCGCCCTGCTGCTGCTGGACCTCGACCACTTCAAGCACATCAACGAAAGCCTCGGCCACTCCCGGGGCGACCAGTTGCTGAAGCTGGTCGGCCTGCGCCTGCAGGAGCGGCTGGAGGGCGGCATGACCCTGGCCCGGCTCGGCGGCGACGAGTTCGGCCTGCTCTGGGACAACTGCCCCCACGCGGACCAGGCCGCCGACCTGGCGCAACGGATCCTGCGCACGCTGAACGAGCCCTTCGACCTCGACGGTCGCGAGCTGTTCATCAGCACCAGCCTGGGCATCAGCCTGTTCCCGGACGGCGAGGACAATGTCGAGCAGGTGATGCGCAACGCCGACTCGGCACTGTTCAAGGCCAAGAGCAGCGGGCGTGATTCCTATGCCTTCTACAGCCAGGAGATGACCGAGCAGGCGCACCAGCGCGTCGAACTGGTCAGCGCCTTGCGCCGCGCCCTGGAACAGCAGCAGTTGCGGGTGCACTACCAACCCATCACGCGCCTTGCCGACGGCAGGATGATCGGCTGCGAGGCCCTGGTGCGCTGGGAACATCCCGAGCGCGGCCTGGTACCCCCCGGCGAGTTCCTGCCGATCGCCGAGGAAAGCGGACTGATCGGCAACCTCGACGTCTGGGTGCTGGAGCAGGCCTGCCGGCAGATGCGCCACTGGCTGACCCAGGGCCACGACCTCGCCTTCATGGCGGTCAACCTGTCCTGCCGGCTGTTCCGCCGCAGCGAACTGGTGCGCGAGGTGGCGCAGGTGCTGGCCAGCACCGGCCTGAAACCCGAATACCTGGAACTGGAAATCACCGAGAGCGCGGTGATGGAAGACCCGGACACCGCCGAGGCGCTGCTCACCCAGCTGCGCGAGCTGGGTGTGCGCCTGGCCATCGACGACTTCGGCACCGGCTATTCCTCGCTGCAGCGCCTCAAGCGCCTGCCGGTGCACAAGCTGAAGATCGACCGCAGCTTCGTTCGTGGCCTGCCCGCCGACCCGAGCGACATCGCCATCGCCCGCGCCGTCACCGCCCTGGGCCACAGCCTGGGCCTGAGCGTGCTGGCCGAAGGAATCGAAATCGACGCCCAGGTCGAATTCGTCCGCCAACTGGGGTGCGATTACGGCCAGGGCTACCTCTTCGGCAAGCCGTTGCCGGCCGAGGACATCGAGCGGTTGTGGCCGGTGACCTGA
- the desA gene encoding delta-9 fatty acid desaturase DesA — protein MWYNGFLDLSLWQLVAVTLVMTHITIVSVTVYLHRYSAHRSLELHPALKHFFRFWLWLTTAMNTREWTAIHRKHHAKCETVDDPHSPVIKGLWTVLRTGAELYHEESKNEETLRIYGKNCPDDWMERNVYSRFPIGGVTLMAIIDLALFGAAGITIWAVQMMWIPVWAAGVINGLGHAIGYRNFECRDAATNLVPWGILIGGEELHNNHHTYPNSAKLSVKKWEFDMGWAWIKLFSLFGLAKVQRVAPIAHRVEGKGNLDMDTAMAILNNRFQIMAQYRKLVIAPLVKQELAKADESVRHLFRRAKRLLSRETSLLDEGHQARIAAMLEQSQALKVIYEKRLALQQIWVKTSSNGHDMLAAIKEWIHEAEASGIQSLRDFAEQLKTYSLRPAGA, from the coding sequence ATGTGGTACAACGGTTTTCTCGACCTGTCGCTGTGGCAACTTGTGGCCGTCACCCTGGTGATGACCCACATCACCATCGTCAGCGTCACGGTCTATCTGCACCGCTACTCCGCGCACCGTTCGCTGGAGCTGCACCCTGCGCTCAAGCATTTCTTCCGTTTCTGGCTGTGGCTGACCACCGCCATGAACACCCGCGAGTGGACCGCCATCCACCGCAAGCACCACGCCAAGTGCGAAACCGTCGACGATCCGCACAGCCCGGTCATCAAGGGCCTGTGGACCGTCCTGCGCACCGGTGCCGAGCTCTATCACGAAGAGTCGAAGAACGAAGAGACCCTGCGCATCTACGGCAAGAACTGCCCGGATGACTGGATGGAGCGCAATGTCTACAGCCGCTTCCCCATCGGTGGCGTGACCCTGATGGCGATCATCGACCTGGCCCTGTTCGGCGCCGCCGGTATCACCATCTGGGCGGTGCAGATGATGTGGATCCCGGTCTGGGCCGCGGGCGTGATCAACGGCCTTGGCCACGCCATCGGCTACCGCAACTTCGAGTGCCGCGACGCCGCGACCAACCTGGTGCCCTGGGGCATCCTCATCGGCGGTGAAGAGCTGCACAACAACCACCACACCTATCCCAACTCCGCCAAGCTCTCGGTGAAGAAGTGGGAGTTCGACATGGGCTGGGCCTGGATCAAGCTGTTCAGCCTCTTCGGCCTGGCCAAGGTGCAGCGCGTGGCGCCCATCGCCCACCGCGTCGAGGGCAAGGGCAACCTGGACATGGACACCGCCATGGCCATCCTCAACAACCGTTTCCAGATCATGGCCCAGTACCGCAAGCTGGTGATCGCGCCGCTGGTGAAGCAGGAACTGGCCAAGGCCGACGAGTCGGTACGCCACCTGTTCCGCCGCGCCAAGCGCCTGCTGTCCCGTGAGACCAGCCTGCTCGACGAAGGCCACCAGGCACGCATCGCCGCCATGCTCGAACAGAGCCAGGCCCTCAAGGTGATCTACGAGAAGCGCCTGGCGCTGCAGCAGATCTGGGTCAAGACCAGCTCCAACGGTCATGACATGCTCGCCGCCATCAAGGAGTGGATCCACGAGGCCGAGGCCAGCGGTATCCAGTCCCTGCGTGATTTCGCCGAGCAACTGAAGACCTACTCCCTGCGTCCGGCTGGCGCCTGA
- a CDS encoding LysR family transcriptional regulator — protein MDTLHSMRVFVRVIDTGSFTAAAQAMDLSTAQVSRLVSELEQQLQARLLHRTTRRLALTEVGERYLQRCRQILSEVDEAAAEARGAHLTPHGRLRVHTMTGLGLQHLTTLVARYTEIYPEVVVELTLSQRTPDLLEDGHDVIITFARELPDSQMVAQVLGPMFSVLCAAPGYLKKQGVPLEPADLQQHRYLRLLDPLYEDSWVFNGEQGEFDVLPAENFQVNVAESLAKAAQAGMGVCLLPSFVACPPVREGKLLRLLPEYRLRERNIYAIYPSRRFLDAKIKTWVEFLKAELPSLLAQDEALLEDPKHWAINSKLLRNEK, from the coding sequence ATGGACACGCTCCATAGCATGCGGGTTTTCGTGCGGGTGATAGACACCGGCAGCTTCACCGCCGCGGCCCAGGCCATGGACCTGTCCACCGCCCAGGTGTCGCGCCTGGTATCGGAACTGGAGCAACAGCTGCAGGCGCGCCTGCTGCACCGCACCACCCGCCGCCTGGCGCTGACCGAAGTGGGCGAACGCTACCTGCAGCGCTGCCGGCAGATCCTCAGCGAGGTGGACGAGGCCGCCGCCGAGGCCCGCGGCGCTCACCTCACGCCCCATGGTCGCCTGCGCGTGCACACCATGACCGGCCTCGGCCTGCAGCACCTCACGACGCTGGTGGCGCGCTACACCGAGATCTACCCGGAGGTAGTGGTAGAGCTGACGCTGTCGCAGCGCACGCCCGACCTCCTGGAGGACGGCCACGACGTCATCATCACCTTCGCCCGCGAACTCCCGGACTCGCAGATGGTGGCCCAGGTCCTGGGGCCGATGTTCAGCGTGCTCTGCGCCGCACCCGGCTACCTGAAGAAGCAGGGCGTGCCCCTGGAGCCGGCCGACCTGCAACAGCACCGCTACCTGCGCCTGCTGGACCCGCTCTATGAAGACAGCTGGGTGTTCAATGGCGAACAGGGCGAGTTCGACGTGCTGCCCGCCGAGAATTTCCAGGTCAACGTAGCCGAATCCCTGGCCAAGGCCGCCCAGGCCGGCATGGGGGTCTGCCTGCTGCCCTCCTTCGTCGCCTGCCCGCCCGTGCGCGAGGGCAAGCTGCTGCGGCTGCTGCCGGAATACCGCCTGCGCGAGCGCAACATCTACGCCATCTACCCATCACGGCGTTTCCTCGACGCCAAGATCAAGACCTGGGTGGAGTTCCTCAAGGCCGAGCTGCCGAGCCTGCTGGCCCAGGACGAAGCCCTGCTGGAGGACCCGAAGCATTGGGCGATCAATTCCAAACTGTTGCGTAACGAGAAATAG